In Amycolatopsis sp. EV170708-02-1, the following are encoded in one genomic region:
- a CDS encoding TrmH family RNA methyltransferase yields MSPSIRVRTPAELRAARRRKSHSCWGHLVAAPLWPLHGANLGTLLRTCDAVGACLAVPRFPWVPEALRRGNTLRRPACVHWVHDPPGWLMREKAAGTAIVGVELADESVRLADLPPARGRTIAVLGHEQQGIPSDALDLLDTVVEIPMVGTGASLNVAVAGSLVLYKLAGLL; encoded by the coding sequence GTGAGCCCGTCGATCCGGGTCCGCACGCCCGCGGAGCTGCGTGCGGCCAGAAGAAGGAAATCCCATTCCTGCTGGGGTCATCTCGTCGCGGCACCGCTGTGGCCGCTGCACGGCGCGAATCTCGGCACCCTGCTGCGGACCTGCGACGCCGTGGGCGCTTGCCTTGCCGTGCCGAGGTTTCCCTGGGTGCCGGAGGCGCTGCGCCGCGGGAACACGTTGCGGCGTCCGGCTTGTGTGCACTGGGTGCACGATCCACCCGGCTGGCTGATGCGGGAGAAGGCGGCGGGCACGGCGATCGTCGGCGTCGAACTCGCCGACGAATCCGTGCGCCTCGCCGATCTCCCGCCCGCGCGCGGCCGGACGATCGCCGTGCTCGGCCATGAACAGCAGGGGATTCCGTCGGACGCGCTCGACCTTCTCGACACCGTCGTCGAAATCCCGATGGTGGGCACCGGCGCGAGCCTCAACGTCGCCGTCGCGGGCAGCCTGGTGTTGTACAAATTGGCGGGCTTGCTGTGA
- a CDS encoding DUF1918 domain-containing protein, which yields MQATVGDEIHVHGRTVGSAEQRGEILEVRGEHGAPPYLVRFADGHEGLVFPGPDCEVQTRAE from the coding sequence ATGCAGGCGACCGTCGGAGACGAAATCCACGTGCACGGACGCACGGTGGGCTCGGCCGAACAGCGCGGCGAGATCCTCGAGGTACGCGGCGAACACGGTGCTCCGCCGTATCTCGTCCGGTTCGCGGACGGACACGAAGGGCTGGTCTTCCCCGGCCCCGACTGCGAAGTCCAGACGCGCGCCGAGTAG
- a CDS encoding MFS transporter — translation MNFAPPRTAVLALGTFAVGTSGYVVAGLLPALTGELAVSETAAAQLVTAFAIAYAVGSPLFAAVTGRWERRTLLVAALVVTAVGNALAALAPGYVTLLLARVVTAIGAAVFTPAASAVAAELTSPERRGRAVALVFGGLTVATILGVPLGSVLSQSVGYQAVFALVAAFSLIGAFAVRLVLPAVPAPPPVRLAERFTVAKDPRVLAMLGATVLGCLAAFSVYTFISPVLSATAGIHGTTVSLLLFVYGAGGALGNILGGRVTDRWGARGPLLIVFGGITVVLAMLPLVATTVAGAAVVLFLWGLATWSVNPPIQHRLIELSKQNAGLVLSLNASAIYLGVGLSGLVGGAVLSGGGPLLLPEIAAVLTALGAVVVVAGWRSRVKQPAMAE, via the coding sequence ATGAATTTCGCACCACCCAGGACCGCGGTGCTGGCGCTCGGCACCTTCGCGGTCGGCACCAGCGGCTACGTCGTCGCCGGGCTGCTGCCGGCGCTGACCGGCGAACTCGCGGTCTCCGAGACGGCCGCCGCTCAGCTGGTCACCGCCTTCGCCATCGCGTACGCGGTCGGCTCGCCACTGTTCGCCGCGGTCACGGGCCGCTGGGAACGCCGGACACTCCTGGTCGCCGCGCTCGTCGTCACCGCTGTCGGCAACGCCCTCGCCGCCCTCGCGCCCGGCTACGTGACCCTGCTCCTCGCGCGGGTCGTCACCGCGATCGGCGCGGCGGTCTTCACACCGGCCGCGAGCGCCGTCGCCGCCGAACTCACCTCGCCGGAACGCCGGGGCCGCGCGGTCGCGCTCGTCTTCGGCGGGCTCACCGTCGCGACGATCTTGGGAGTCCCGCTCGGCAGTGTCCTTTCACAGAGCGTCGGCTACCAGGCCGTCTTCGCGCTCGTCGCGGCCTTCTCGCTTATCGGCGCCTTCGCCGTCCGGCTGGTCTTGCCCGCCGTCCCGGCGCCGCCACCGGTCCGGCTGGCCGAGCGGTTCACCGTCGCCAAGGACCCGCGTGTACTCGCCATGCTCGGCGCGACCGTGCTCGGCTGCCTCGCCGCGTTCTCCGTCTACACGTTCATCTCGCCGGTCCTGTCGGCCACCGCGGGTATCCACGGCACGACGGTCAGCCTGCTGCTGTTCGTCTACGGCGCGGGCGGCGCGCTCGGCAACATCCTCGGCGGCCGCGTGACCGACCGCTGGGGCGCCAGGGGGCCGCTGCTGATCGTGTTCGGCGGGATCACCGTGGTGCTCGCGATGCTGCCGCTGGTGGCGACCACCGTCGCGGGCGCGGCCGTCGTCCTCTTCCTCTGGGGCCTGGCCACCTGGTCGGTGAACCCGCCGATCCAGCACCGGCTGATCGAGCTGTCCAAGCAGAACGCCGGGCTCGTCCTCTCGCTCAACGCGTCCGCGATCTACCTCGGCGTCGGCCTCTCCGGCCTGGTCGGGGGAGCGGTGCTCAGCGGCGGCGGGCCGCTCCTGCTGCCCGAGATCGCGGCGGTGCTGACCGCGCTCGGTGCGGTCGTGGTCGTGGCGGGCTGGCGGAGCCGCGTGAAGCAGCCCGCCATGGCCGAGTGA
- a CDS encoding helix-turn-helix transcriptional regulator, translated as MAATQQYVYPDQDEIQIEAVLAALADPVRLDMVRQLAEPGTEISCSGFDVAVTKSTLTHHLRTLREAGIIMGRQQGTARYNSLRRNDLDELFPGLLQGVLAARR; from the coding sequence ATGGCCGCGACGCAGCAGTACGTCTATCCCGATCAGGACGAGATCCAGATCGAGGCCGTCCTCGCCGCGCTCGCGGACCCGGTCAGGCTCGACATGGTCCGCCAGCTGGCAGAGCCGGGCACCGAGATCTCGTGCAGCGGTTTCGACGTCGCCGTGACCAAGTCCACACTCACCCATCACCTGCGCACGCTGCGCGAAGCGGGCATCATCATGGGCCGCCAGCAGGGCACCGCCCGCTACAACTCCTTGCGCCGCAACGATCTCGACGAGCTCTTCCCCGGCCTGCTCCAGGGCGTGCTCGCCGCCCGCCGCTGA
- a CDS encoding MFS transporter — protein MPVALLALAIGAFGIGTTEFVMMGVLPEAAADFGVSIPSAGYLISGYALGVVVGAPLLTAAAVRLPRKTMLLAMMGLFTLGNTLFALSPNQEFGVAFRFLAGLPHGAFFGAGAVVASSLAKPGERAKAVSMMFMGLTLANVVGVPLGTLLGQKVGWRATFGVVAVIGLLAMAAIAKLVPHQGKPVEPSLRGELGAFRRPQVWLALAIVTFGLGGVFACLSYIAPMLTDVTGYSPSNVTLLLSLAGVGMTIGNILGGRLADKALMPSLYVSLIGLASVLAIFTFTANGKVGAAVTIFFVGLAGFMIGPMMQARIMEKAGGTPSLVSAAVQSAFNIANSIGAYLGGLVIAGGFGLVAPNWVGASLAVLGLSLAVVSGGMDRREARLAPAMAS, from the coding sequence GTGCCCGTCGCGCTGCTCGCGCTCGCCATCGGTGCCTTCGGCATCGGGACCACCGAATTCGTCATGATGGGCGTGCTGCCCGAAGCCGCCGCCGACTTCGGCGTGTCGATCCCGTCCGCCGGTTACCTCATCTCCGGCTACGCCCTGGGCGTCGTGGTCGGCGCCCCGCTGCTCACCGCCGCCGCCGTCCGGCTGCCACGCAAGACGATGCTGCTGGCGATGATGGGGCTGTTCACGCTCGGCAACACCCTCTTCGCGCTCTCGCCGAACCAGGAGTTCGGTGTCGCCTTCCGCTTCCTCGCCGGCCTGCCGCACGGCGCGTTCTTCGGCGCCGGCGCGGTCGTCGCGTCCAGCCTGGCCAAGCCGGGTGAGCGCGCGAAGGCCGTCTCGATGATGTTCATGGGCCTGACCCTGGCCAACGTCGTCGGCGTGCCGCTGGGAACGCTGCTCGGCCAGAAGGTCGGCTGGCGCGCGACCTTCGGCGTCGTCGCCGTGATCGGCCTGCTCGCCATGGCCGCGATCGCGAAACTGGTCCCCCACCAGGGCAAGCCGGTCGAGCCGTCGCTGCGCGGCGAACTCGGCGCCTTCCGCCGTCCGCAGGTGTGGCTCGCGCTCGCGATCGTCACGTTCGGCCTCGGCGGCGTGTTCGCCTGCCTGTCCTACATCGCGCCGATGCTGACCGACGTCACCGGCTACTCGCCGTCGAACGTCACCCTGCTGCTCTCGCTCGCCGGGGTCGGCATGACGATCGGCAACATCCTCGGCGGCAGGCTCGCCGACAAGGCGCTGATGCCGAGCCTCTACGTGTCGCTGATCGGCCTCGCCTCGGTGCTGGCGATCTTCACCTTCACCGCGAACGGCAAGGTCGGCGCGGCGGTGACGATCTTCTTCGTCGGCCTCGCCGGGTTCATGATCGGCCCGATGATGCAGGCCAGGATCATGGAGAAGGCGGGCGGGACGCCGTCGCTGGTCTCCGCGGCCGTGCAGTCGGCGTTCAACATCGCGAACTCGATCGGCGCCTACCTGGGCGGCCTGGTGATCGCGGGCGGCTTCGGCCTGGTCGCGCCGAACTGGGTCGGTGCGTCGCTGGCCGTCCTGGGGCTCTCGCTGGCCGTGGTGTCCGGCGGTATGGATCGCCGCGAAGCACGCCTGGCGCCCGCGATGGCCTCTTAG
- a CDS encoding DUF3017 domain-containing protein, producing MAVAGQRRDRGALLHHLPFLLVMLVVAVAALRIGQYHWRQGAALIGGALLLAGLLRAALPEAKAGLLAIRGKPVDVLTYGALSVLILFIAFTITGGPLS from the coding sequence ATGGCGGTGGCCGGACAGCGGCGTGACCGTGGGGCACTGCTCCATCACCTGCCGTTTCTGCTGGTGATGCTGGTGGTGGCCGTCGCCGCCCTGCGGATCGGCCAGTACCACTGGCGGCAGGGTGCCGCGCTGATCGGCGGCGCGTTGCTGCTCGCCGGCCTGCTCCGGGCGGCGCTGCCCGAAGCGAAGGCCGGGTTGCTGGCGATCCGGGGCAAACCGGTCGACGTCCTGACCTACGGCGCGCTGTCGGTGCTGATCCTGTTCATCGCGTTCACGATCACCGGCGGGCCCCTGTCCTAA
- a CDS encoding glycohydrolase toxin TNT-related protein (This protein contains a domain related to Tuberculosis Necrotizing Toxin, which is the C-terminal effector domain of outer membrane channel protein CpnT, and which has a lethal NAD+-glycohydrolase activity.), translating to MNATEQDTLVKQIGLALLRAAPRDWRKVTAEYRAVGRYHEMTGEIITEDGTSHEWVATHDIATLFGRLRAGMYRDGRGTWFNARYQLDHPSSYNLEYNRDEPQWRLAPPPQALSDELRMFPRSEENVPEWLIRRMSGLGPEQPGPHFRIARIFDTIGPAGRPVINRPDLEIEEQDRLLDYLDHAPLVVTERGYDIDRLAQTPEATVPVAFHSDGQWIWPAAVNFYLREYGVSPELDLIDHVRQNDFTLPEVDGPTLQAAAGYLTRGNQPPQQRPGGPGAPNGVPQGPPPQGPPQNGPAPSQQAGPGQPGPGGPGPNQPAAQPPVPPPHQQQGPDPAAVAAAAAAPVAAAAAVPAAESTVPDQAEQAQRYEDDYDTQDYQAQDFHEAAAEQQYEEGYEDPYASEQDTYADEARQDTEPEPEPQIADPEATTYARAPQQPPHQEEQDAYARQEEEQPYAPPEEETTTGYTPVEQADAGPELPLLTHDAEPNVAPPPSDSEVTQVDAPPQERGTFATTPVPHPEPEREPRREEAPQRRAEHPVPVLNELQARFDDLDVPEDVYRIGAPTEHGWSVEQVDGGGWRVGWYDGKLTNPAVFGDAEDAAAFMLGKVLLNPNGAPPPEEPPAAEEQPAEEPAPAPPVLATLSPEVATGSHPVPPREAIPAQEQTAFTTAEELLGDDLDDEPAPAPVPPAPPSRPNPVLASPPPAPPRREPPVTPPPPPPMRREEPARPPVAANAGAPDAKQNWPISPLNGEPPLTLFRGKELRELPAGSELDRFGGPNGNLTYAAGTPFEERSLVPEWVNRPYHVYRVQRPLEALAGVAIPWFNQPGGGSAYLLPASIEELLAEGDLIELDPGEPPID from the coding sequence TTGAACGCGACCGAGCAGGACACCCTGGTCAAACAGATCGGCCTCGCCCTGCTGCGGGCCGCTCCGCGTGATTGGCGGAAGGTGACCGCCGAGTACCGAGCCGTCGGCAGGTACCACGAGATGACCGGCGAGATCATCACCGAGGACGGCACCTCGCACGAATGGGTCGCGACGCACGACATCGCGACGCTGTTCGGCAGGCTCCGTGCCGGGATGTATCGCGACGGCCGCGGCACCTGGTTCAACGCCCGTTACCAGCTCGACCACCCGTCCAGCTACAACCTCGAGTACAACCGCGACGAGCCGCAGTGGCGCCTCGCGCCGCCTCCGCAGGCGCTGTCCGACGAGCTGCGCATGTTCCCCCGCTCCGAGGAGAACGTGCCCGAATGGCTGATCCGGCGCATGTCCGGCCTCGGCCCCGAGCAGCCCGGACCGCATTTCCGCATCGCCCGCATCTTCGACACCATCGGCCCGGCCGGGCGTCCGGTGATCAACCGGCCCGACCTGGAGATCGAGGAGCAGGACAGGCTGCTCGACTACCTCGACCACGCGCCGCTGGTGGTCACCGAACGCGGCTACGACATCGACAGGCTCGCCCAGACGCCCGAGGCCACCGTCCCGGTCGCCTTCCACAGCGACGGGCAGTGGATCTGGCCCGCGGCCGTGAACTTCTACCTGCGCGAGTACGGCGTCTCGCCGGAGCTCGACCTGATCGACCACGTCCGGCAGAACGACTTCACGCTGCCCGAGGTCGACGGCCCGACGCTGCAGGCCGCGGCGGGGTACCTCACCCGGGGGAATCAGCCGCCGCAGCAGCGCCCCGGCGGTCCGGGTGCACCCAACGGCGTTCCGCAGGGCCCGCCTCCGCAGGGCCCGCCGCAGAACGGACCGGCGCCGTCGCAGCAGGCAGGCCCCGGGCAGCCCGGTCCCGGTGGTCCGGGGCCGAACCAGCCCGCCGCCCAGCCGCCCGTCCCGCCGCCGCACCAGCAGCAGGGCCCGGATCCGGCCGCGGTGGCCGCCGCGGCCGCGGCACCGGTCGCCGCGGCGGCGGCCGTCCCCGCCGCCGAATCCACCGTCCCGGATCAGGCCGAGCAGGCCCAGCGGTACGAGGACGACTACGACACCCAGGACTACCAGGCGCAGGACTTCCACGAGGCCGCCGCCGAGCAGCAGTACGAAGAGGGCTACGAAGACCCGTACGCGTCCGAACAGGACACCTACGCGGACGAGGCCCGTCAGGACACCGAGCCCGAGCCGGAACCGCAGATCGCCGACCCGGAGGCGACGACGTACGCCCGGGCTCCGCAGCAGCCTCCTCACCAGGAGGAGCAGGACGCGTACGCCCGGCAGGAAGAAGAGCAGCCGTACGCGCCTCCGGAGGAGGAGACGACCACCGGCTACACGCCGGTCGAGCAGGCCGACGCCGGTCCTGAGCTGCCTCTCCTGACGCACGACGCGGAGCCGAACGTCGCTCCGCCGCCGTCGGACTCCGAGGTCACGCAGGTCGACGCCCCACCGCAGGAGCGGGGGACCTTTGCTACCACCCCCGTGCCACACCCGGAGCCGGAGCGGGAGCCGCGGCGCGAGGAAGCGCCGCAGCGCCGCGCCGAGCACCCCGTGCCGGTGCTGAACGAGCTGCAGGCGAGGTTCGACGACCTCGACGTGCCCGAAGACGTCTACCGCATCGGCGCCCCCACCGAGCACGGCTGGAGCGTCGAACAGGTCGACGGTGGCGGCTGGCGGGTCGGCTGGTACGACGGGAAGCTGACCAACCCGGCGGTGTTCGGCGACGCCGAGGACGCGGCCGCGTTCATGCTCGGCAAGGTCCTGCTGAACCCGAACGGCGCTCCGCCTCCCGAGGAGCCGCCCGCCGCCGAAGAGCAGCCTGCCGAGGAGCCGGCTCCGGCGCCGCCCGTGCTGGCGACGCTGTCCCCGGAGGTCGCGACCGGTTCGCATCCGGTGCCGCCCCGGGAGGCGATCCCGGCACAGGAACAGACCGCGTTCACGACGGCCGAGGAGCTGCTCGGGGACGATTTGGACGACGAGCCCGCCCCCGCTCCGGTCCCGCCCGCGCCCCCGTCGCGGCCGAACCCGGTGCTGGCGAGCCCGCCGCCCGCGCCGCCGCGGCGTGAGCCGCCGGTGACGCCGCCTCCGCCGCCGCCGATGCGGCGCGAGGAACCGGCCCGCCCGCCGGTCGCGGCGAACGCCGGTGCTCCCGACGCCAAGCAGAACTGGCCGATCTCGCCGCTCAACGGCGAGCCGCCGCTGACGCTGTTCCGCGGCAAGGAGCTGCGTGAGCTGCCCGCCGGCAGCGAACTGGACCGCTTCGGCGGCCCGAACGGCAACCTGACCTACGCGGCCGGGACACCGTTCGAGGAGCGCTCGCTCGTGCCGGAGTGGGTGAACCGGCCATACCACGTGTACCGCGTGCAGCGCCCGCTCGAAGCCCTCGCCGGTGTCGCGATCCCGTGGTTCAACCAGCCGGGTGGCGGGTCGGCGTACCTGCTGCCCGCGTCCATCGAGGAGTTGCTCGCCGAGGGCGACCTCATCGAACTGGACCCGGGCGAACCGCCGATCGACTAG
- a CDS encoding pentapeptide repeat-containing protein, translated as MIETAEDYREAVLSGQWWEKRSFVGCDFTEADLRGLRTQGCTFDQCDFTKTDFESSRHEASAFRSCTFDRSVLASTRWSSCSMLGSSFVDCRFQKIAFTDCDLSLVSLSKARLSKVDLGGVRLREANLLEADLTGADLRGADLTGARLAGAKLGGADLRGARLDANGLVQADLSGVHVDTETAIAYAAAHGLVIH; from the coding sequence GTGATCGAGACTGCCGAGGACTACCGAGAAGCCGTACTTTCCGGGCAATGGTGGGAAAAACGCAGTTTCGTCGGCTGTGATTTCACCGAAGCCGACCTGCGCGGGCTGCGCACTCAAGGCTGCACCTTCGACCAGTGCGACTTCACCAAGACGGACTTCGAGAGCTCGCGCCACGAGGCGTCGGCGTTCCGCTCGTGCACCTTCGACCGCAGCGTGCTGGCGAGCACGCGATGGAGCTCCTGCTCGATGCTCGGATCGTCCTTTGTGGACTGCCGGTTCCAGAAGATCGCCTTCACCGATTGCGATCTCTCGCTGGTCTCGCTCAGCAAGGCCCGTCTGTCCAAAGTGGACCTGGGTGGCGTGCGGCTGCGCGAGGCGAACCTGCTGGAAGCGGACCTGACCGGCGCCGACCTGCGCGGTGCGGATCTCACCGGCGCGCGGCTGGCGGGCGCGAAACTCGGGGGCGCGGATCTGCGCGGCGCGCGGCTCGACGCCAACGGCCTCGTGCAGGCCGACCTCTCCGGTGTCCACGTGGACACCGAGACCGCGATCGCCTACGCCGCCGCGCACGGCCTCGTCATCCACTGA
- a CDS encoding reverse transcriptase family protein, which yields MTGERVTSASLLEPLPPVWRFQVARWATFDECAAALDLTPGELSWFADAKGWNRRAAEPVRHYTYRWIPTASGGVRLIERPKPRLAELQRRIVRHVVDALPVHEAAHGFRRGRSPMSCAAPHAGRETVVRMDLEGFFPAVSARRISALLALAGYPSPVAEALAGVLTTAVPPDVLSTVPAGRRDAARVRLLNNLAATHLPQGAPSSPSVANAVTHHLDRRLDGLARALGATYTRYADDLAFSGDSLPLHRLLPGVRRIVTGEGFRLRDDKTSIAGAHQRQRVAGLVVNSAPAATRADYDALRALLHNCARTGPEEQNRAGHPDFRAHLLGRIGWVAASSERRAARLRDLFGGITWT from the coding sequence ATGACAGGAGAAAGAGTCACCTCCGCGTCGCTCCTCGAACCCCTGCCGCCGGTCTGGCGATTCCAGGTGGCCCGCTGGGCGACGTTCGACGAGTGCGCCGCCGCGCTCGACCTGACCCCCGGCGAACTCTCGTGGTTCGCCGACGCGAAGGGCTGGAACAGGCGTGCGGCCGAGCCGGTCCGGCATTACACCTACCGCTGGATCCCGACCGCTTCGGGCGGCGTGCGGCTCATCGAGCGGCCGAAACCGCGGCTCGCCGAACTGCAGCGCCGGATCGTGCGGCACGTCGTCGACGCGCTGCCGGTGCACGAGGCCGCGCACGGCTTCCGGCGCGGACGTTCGCCGATGTCGTGTGCCGCGCCGCACGCGGGCCGGGAGACCGTGGTCAGGATGGACCTCGAAGGGTTCTTCCCCGCGGTTTCCGCACGCCGGATCTCGGCTCTGCTCGCACTCGCCGGCTATCCGTCCCCGGTGGCGGAAGCGCTGGCGGGCGTGCTCACCACGGCCGTTCCACCGGACGTCCTCTCCACCGTGCCCGCGGGGCGGAGGGATGCGGCGCGCGTGCGACTGCTGAACAACCTGGCGGCCACGCATCTGCCGCAGGGCGCGCCGTCCTCGCCGTCGGTCGCGAACGCGGTCACGCACCATCTGGACCGGCGGCTCGACGGGCTCGCGCGCGCACTGGGCGCGACGTACACGCGGTACGCCGACGATCTGGCGTTCTCCGGGGATTCCCTGCCGCTGCACCGGTTGCTGCCCGGGGTCCGGCGGATCGTGACCGGCGAGGGTTTCCGGCTGCGGGACGACAAGACGTCGATCGCCGGCGCGCACCAGCGGCAGCGCGTCGCGGGCCTGGTGGTCAACAGCGCGCCCGCCGCGACGCGTGCCGACTACGACGCCCTGCGCGCGCTGCTGCACAACTGCGCCCGCACCGGCCCGGAGGAGCAGAACCGGGCCGGTCATCCGGACTTCCGCGCCCATCTGCTCGGGCGGATCGGCTGGGTCGCCGCGTCGTCCGAGCGCCGGGCGGCGAGGCTGCGGGACTTGTTCGGCGGGATCACCTGGACGTGA